In Mercenaria mercenaria strain notata chromosome 15, MADL_Memer_1, whole genome shotgun sequence, a single genomic region encodes these proteins:
- the LOC123561685 gene encoding complement C1q tumor necrosis factor-related protein 3-like, protein MVWIIVILVLSKQSKCDIDGLEPGQCLSKFDYDYKVMRQLLKFEREIQELKQRNSCKDNQPVAFMAELPANLVSPPIGTTVVFSTVHTNVGHGYKPGPGIFVAPVDGTYSISLVASSSPKATSANLHLYIMYNTSHVGYIFLDHNSDRWLLRSTTIVLELKAEDTIYVKIGHQTGTVTLAGCCFHTHFSGFLIH, encoded by the exons ATGGTTTGGATTATAGTGATACTTGTTTTGAGTAAACAgtcaaagtgtgacattgatgGTCTTGAGCCAGGTCAGTGCCTCTCCAAATTCGACTACGATTATAAGGTGATGAGGCAACTGTTGAAATTTGAGAGAGAAATTCAAGAACTCAAGCAGAGGAATTCATGTAAAG ATAACCAACCGGTGGCTTTTATGGCAGAGTTGCCAGCAAACCTGGTCAGTCCACCTATTGGAACTACAGTTGTATTTAGTACAGTTCATACTAATGTCGGACATGGTTACAAACCTGGGCCAGGGATATTTGTTGCTCCAGTGGATGGCACATACAGCATCAGCCTCGTTGCTTCTTCAAGTCCTAAGGCTACATCTGCAAAT CTGCATCTCTACATCATGTACAACACGTCACACGTTGGCTACATCTTCTTGGATCACAACTCTGATAGATGGCTACTAAGATCTACAACTATTGTATTAGAACTGAAAGCAGAGGATACGATTTATGTTAAAATAGGACATCAAACTGGAACAGTAACGCTTGCTGGTTGTTGTTTTCATACTCATTTCAGCGGTTTTCTGATTCATTAA